Proteins encoded in a region of the Solanum dulcamara chromosome 9, daSolDulc1.2, whole genome shotgun sequence genome:
- the LOC129903037 gene encoding thaumatin-like protein 1 isoform X3 — MFSRLLFSSSFILFIFIFFSINNGVYGTTFNLVNRCDYNVWPGILANAGSDKLDSTGFMLAPGDSRVFQPPQQWSGRIWGRTGCNFDPNTGQGNCATGDCRSNQMECNGAGATPPATLAEFTIFSGVKQDFYDISLVDGYNLPMAIQAVGGSGSCDTTGCVKDLNRMCPDELRVGDGQACKSACEAFGTPEYCCSGAYGSPSTCKPSSYSAMFKNACPKSYSYAYDDPTSTFTCTGADYTITFCPSLTR; from the exons ATGTTCTcaagattattattttcttcttccttcattcttttcatcttcattTTCTTCTCCATCAACAATG GAGTTTATGGTACTACTTTTAATTTAGTAAACAGATGTGACTACAACGTATGGCCCGGAATATTAGCCAATGCAGGTAGTGACAAACTGGATAGTACCGGGTTCATGCTTGCTCCGGGTGATTCACGGGTATTCCAACCTCCACAACAATGGTCGGGTCGGATCTGGGGTCGAACCGGTTGTAATTTCGACCCCAACACCGGTCAAGGAAATTGTGCCACCGGCGATTGTAGATCAAACCAAATGGAATGCAATGGTGCCGGAGCAACTCCCCCAGCTACCCTCGCGGAGTTCACTATTTTCTCAG GTGTGAAGCAAGATTTCTACGATATTAGCTTAGTTGATGGATACAATTTGCCAATGGCAATCCAAGCGGTTGGCGGGTCGGGTTCATGCGATACGACGGGTTGCGTAAAGGATTTGAACCGAATGTGCCCGGATGAGTTACGGGTCGGGGATGGGCAAGCATGCAAGAGTGCATGTGAAGCATTTGGTACCCCTGAATACTGCTGCAGCGGCGCGTACGGTTCACCTTCCACCTGTAAGCCGTCCAGCTACTCGGCAATGTTCAAAAACGCGTGCCCAAAATCGTATAGCTACGCATACGATGATCCTACGAGTACTTTTACGTGTACCGGAGCTGATTATACGATTACATTCTGCCCTTCATTAACAAGGTAA
- the LOC129903037 gene encoding thaumatin-like protein 1 isoform X2, which translates to MLAPGDSRVFQPPQQWSGRIWGRTGCNFDPNTGQGNCATGDCRSNQMECNGAGATPPATLAEFTIFSGVKQDFYDISLVDGYNLPMAIQAVGGSGSCDTTGCVKDLNRMCPDELRVGDGQACKSACEAFGTPEYCCSGAYGSPSTCKPSSYSAMFKNACPKSYSYAYDDPTSTFTCTGADYTITFCPSLTSQKSSRDSSPLNGNGKGFSIGNGGSGSGSSSSQAEDPFPFGSSWLPDFMTGDSSRPTFSYFDFKIALFIFSFLHFLLTF; encoded by the exons ATGCTTGCTCCGGGTGATTCACGGGTATTCCAACCTCCACAACAATGGTCGGGTCGGATCTGGGGTCGAACCGGTTGTAATTTCGACCCCAACACCGGTCAAGGAAATTGTGCCACCGGCGATTGTAGATCAAACCAAATGGAATGCAATGGTGCCGGAGCAACTCCCCCAGCTACCCTCGCGGAGTTCACTATTTTCTCAG GTGTGAAGCAAGATTTCTACGATATTAGCTTAGTTGATGGATACAATTTGCCAATGGCAATCCAAGCGGTTGGCGGGTCGGGTTCATGCGATACGACGGGTTGCGTAAAGGATTTGAACCGAATGTGCCCGGATGAGTTACGGGTCGGGGATGGGCAAGCATGCAAGAGTGCATGTGAAGCATTTGGTACCCCTGAATACTGCTGCAGCGGCGCGTACGGTTCACCTTCCACCTGTAAGCCGTCCAGCTACTCGGCAATGTTCAAAAACGCGTGCCCAAAATCGTATAGCTACGCATACGATGATCCTACGAGTACTTTTACGTGTACCGGAGCTGATTATACGATTACATTCTGCCCTTCATTAACAAG TCAAAAATCTTCAAGAGATTCTTCCCCTTTGAACGGCAATGGGAAAGGATTTTCGATCGGAAATGGCGGGTCCGGGTCCGGGTCGAGTTCTAGTCAGGCGGAGGATCCATTTCCATTTGGCAGCTCATGGTTACCGGATTTTATGACGGGGGATTCATCACGACCaacattttcttattttgactttaaaattgcattatttatcttttcttttcttcactttttattaacattttaa
- the LOC129903037 gene encoding thaumatin-like protein 1 isoform X1 yields the protein MFSRLLFSSSFILFIFIFFSINNGVYGTTFNLVNRCDYNVWPGILANAGSDKLDSTGFMLAPGDSRVFQPPQQWSGRIWGRTGCNFDPNTGQGNCATGDCRSNQMECNGAGATPPATLAEFTIFSGVKQDFYDISLVDGYNLPMAIQAVGGSGSCDTTGCVKDLNRMCPDELRVGDGQACKSACEAFGTPEYCCSGAYGSPSTCKPSSYSAMFKNACPKSYSYAYDDPTSTFTCTGADYTITFCPSLTSQKSSRDSSPLNGNGKGFSIGNGGSGSGSSSSQAEDPFPFGSSWLPDFMTGDSSRPTFSYFDFKIALFIFSFLHFLLTF from the exons ATGTTCTcaagattattattttcttcttccttcattcttttcatcttcattTTCTTCTCCATCAACAATG GAGTTTATGGTACTACTTTTAATTTAGTAAACAGATGTGACTACAACGTATGGCCCGGAATATTAGCCAATGCAGGTAGTGACAAACTGGATAGTACCGGGTTCATGCTTGCTCCGGGTGATTCACGGGTATTCCAACCTCCACAACAATGGTCGGGTCGGATCTGGGGTCGAACCGGTTGTAATTTCGACCCCAACACCGGTCAAGGAAATTGTGCCACCGGCGATTGTAGATCAAACCAAATGGAATGCAATGGTGCCGGAGCAACTCCCCCAGCTACCCTCGCGGAGTTCACTATTTTCTCAG GTGTGAAGCAAGATTTCTACGATATTAGCTTAGTTGATGGATACAATTTGCCAATGGCAATCCAAGCGGTTGGCGGGTCGGGTTCATGCGATACGACGGGTTGCGTAAAGGATTTGAACCGAATGTGCCCGGATGAGTTACGGGTCGGGGATGGGCAAGCATGCAAGAGTGCATGTGAAGCATTTGGTACCCCTGAATACTGCTGCAGCGGCGCGTACGGTTCACCTTCCACCTGTAAGCCGTCCAGCTACTCGGCAATGTTCAAAAACGCGTGCCCAAAATCGTATAGCTACGCATACGATGATCCTACGAGTACTTTTACGTGTACCGGAGCTGATTATACGATTACATTCTGCCCTTCATTAACAAG TCAAAAATCTTCAAGAGATTCTTCCCCTTTGAACGGCAATGGGAAAGGATTTTCGATCGGAAATGGCGGGTCCGGGTCCGGGTCGAGTTCTAGTCAGGCGGAGGATCCATTTCCATTTGGCAGCTCATGGTTACCGGATTTTATGACGGGGGATTCATCACGACCaacattttcttattttgactttaaaattgcattatttatcttttcttttcttcactttttattaacattttaa